Proteins encoded in a region of the Triticum aestivum cultivar Chinese Spring unplaced genomic scaffold, IWGSC CS RefSeq v2.1 scaffold60885, whole genome shotgun sequence genome:
- the LOC123175956 gene encoding L-type lectin-domain containing receptor kinase SIT2-like — MSLLLILILLLLAVLLLLLVSAAIAMFVVRRQRWRRQRQEFSEEEEGWEMIDYSPHRISYKDLHDATNGFRDVIGVGGFGRVYHGVLPRSGVEVAVKKVSHGSQQGLQEFVSEITSMSRLRHRNLVQLLGYCRRRDELVLVYDYMPNGSLDQHLFGRAAPGLSWEQRAKIVRGVAAGLLYLHEGWEQVVVHRDIKAGNVLLDADMNGKLSDFGFARLYDHGGDPHATHVVGTLGYIAPEMSKTGMATTSSDVFAFGAFLLEVACGRRPVVFTVDADGDSPSPAGIVELVLQRWKAGKITQARDPRIGECDEDDLELVLKLGLLCSHPDPERRPGMRQVVQMLEHAVPPPEMSPEVISESMKQFEHHEAFDE; from the coding sequence ATGTCGCTTCTACTAATCCTGATACTGCTCCTCCTGGCTGtcctgctcctgctcctggtgTCGGCGGCCATCGCGATGTTCGTCGTGCGGCGGCAACGGTGGCGCCGACAACGCCAGGAGttctccgaggaggaggaaggctggGAGATGATAGATTACAGCCCACACAGGATCAGCTACAAGGACCTGCACGACGCCACCAATGGCTTCCGCGACGTCATCGGCGTGGGCGGCTTCGGCCGCGTGTACCACGGCGTGCTCCCGAGGTCCGGCGTCGAGGTCGCCGTCAAGAAGGTGTCCCACGGGTCGCAGCAGGGGTTGCAGGAGTTCGTGTCGGAGATCACGAGCATGAGCCGGCTGCGCCACCGCAACCTGGTGCAGCTCCTCGGCTACTGCCGGCGGCGCGACGAGCTGGTGCTCGTCTACGACTACATGCCCAACGGCAGTCTGGACCAGCACCTGTTCGGCCGCGCCGCGCCGGGGCTGAGCTGGGAGCAGCGCGCCAAGATCGTCCGGGGGGTCGCCGCCGGACTGCTGTACCTGCACGAGGGGTGGGAGCAGGTGGTGGTGCACCGGGACATTAAGGCCGGCAACGTGCTCCTCGACGCCGACATGAACGGCAAGCTCAGCGACTTCGGCTTCGCGCGGCTCTACGACCACGGCGGCGACCCGCATGCGACGCACGTGGTCGGCACGCTCGGGTACATCGCGCCGGAGATGAGCAAGACCGGCATGGCCACCACGAGCTCCGACGTCTTCGCCTTCGGAGCCTTCCTGCTGGAGGTGGCGTGCGGCCGCAGGCCCGTGGTGTTCACCGTGGACGCCGACGGCGACTCGCCGTCACCGGCGGGGATCGTCGAGCTCGTCCTCCAGCGCTGGAAGGCCGGGAAGATCACGCAGGCTCGGGACCCGAGGATCGGCGAGTGCGACGAGGACGACCTGGAGCTGGTCCTCAAGCTGGGGCTGCTCTGCTCGCACCCCGACCCAGAGCGCCGGCCGGGCATGAGGCAGGTGGTGCAGATGCTGGAACACGCCGTGCCCCCGCCAGAGATGTCGCCGGAGGTTATCAGCGAGAGCATGAAGCAGTTCGAGCACCATGAGGCTTTTGACGAG